Proteins encoded within one genomic window of Humulus lupulus chromosome 1, drHumLupu1.1, whole genome shotgun sequence:
- the LOC133823950 gene encoding uncharacterized protein LOC133823950, with the protein MCVCSFDMKFTYVVPGWEGLANDARILLECATNPDYGFPMPPQGKYYLVDSGYTNMPGFLSPYRGEMYHLGQYTDLNPIGKKELFNYRHSSLRNVIERCFGVLKARFPILKQMPSYDLRIQKYIVIACCGIHNFIRTNAEADVYFDGGEGNSEVQATTLQSTDGTLTDSVEFSISRTHIREMAHIRDEIADHIWRASRR; encoded by the exons ATGTGTGTATGTTCATTTGACATGAAGTTCACATACGTTGTTCCTGGATGGGAAGGATTAGCTAATGATGCACGGATTCTTCTAGAATGTGCCACAAACCCAGATTATGGATTTCCAATGCCGCCCCAAG GAAAATATTATCTTGTTGATTCTGGCTATACAAACATGCCTGGTTTTCTTTCACCATATCGAGGAGAAATGTATCATTTGGGCCAGTACACAGATCTTAATCCCATAGGCAAAAAAGAGCTCTTCAATTATCGACACTCTTCCTTGAGAAATGTTATTGAGCGGTGTTTCGGCGTGTTGAAGGCTCGCTTTCCAATCCTAAAACAAATGCCTTCATATGATCTAAGAATACAAAAGTACATTGTCATTGCTTGCTGCGGGATTCACAATTTTATAAGGACAAATGCAGAAGCAGATGTATATTTTGATGGAGGTGAAGGAAATTCTGAAGTACAGGCCACTACTTTACAAAGCACGGATGGAACTTTGACTGATAGTGTAGAGTTCAGTATTTCTAGAACTCATATACGTGAAATGGCTCATATTCGTGATGAAATTGCTGATCATATATGGAGAGCTAGTCGACGATAG
- the LOC133813978 gene encoding L10-interacting MYB domain-containing protein-like, giving the protein MAGVDNEVLIIENNDEASVWTQKHEEIFIELMEEEVLKGNKNTTTFTKQSWKYIKEELCARAKRNYSDMQLRNKYNQLKQKHKDFKSLLKETGMGYNTVTGEVSAIDEDKLIQVNKSARRFRKKGCKFCEKLCTIFGDTTATGSNAHPSTRSPSNDGDNNDDDATSISPSTRNEESGFDEDGSRRRGKSTATSNSRSVKRAKFSSGLADALATYNETAKRKTELIERSMATSASHYLLDESVEALNQIDGISGEVYTKAIEKFENEVSRALFLKMPEHRRIDWLLNLK; this is encoded by the exons ATGGCAGGTGTTGATAATGAAGTTCTTATTATTGAGAATAATGATGAGGCATCTGTTTGGACTCAAAAGCATGAAGAAATTTTCATTGAACTTATGGAAGAAGAAGTCTTAAAGGGAAATAAGAACACCACAACCTTTACCAAGCAATCATGGAAATATATAAAGGAAGAGCTTTGTGCACGAGCAAAAAGAAATTATAGTGATATGCAACTAAGGAACAAATACAATCAATTAAAGCAAAAGCATAAGGATTTTAAGTCTTTACTGAAAGAGACTGGTATGGGATACAATACAGTGACTGGAGAAGTTAGTGCGATAGATGAA gATAAACTTATTCAg GTTAACAAGTCTGCTAGAAGATTCAGAAAGAAAGGTTGTAAGTTTTGTGAGAAATTATGCACTATCTTTGGTGATACTACTGCAACTGGTTCCAATGCTCATCCTTCAACTCGAAGTCCTTCTAATGATGgagataataatgatgatgatgcaaCGTCGATAAGTCCATCTACTAGGAATGAAGAAAGTGGTTTTGATGAGGATGGTAGCAGAAGAAGAGGTAAATCAACAGCCACTTCGAACTCTCGATCAGTAAAAAGAGCAAAGTTCTCATCAGGTTTGGCAGATGCACTGGCAACATATAATGAAACTGCAAAGCGAAAGACAGAATTGATAGAGAGATCAATGGCAACATCTGCATCACATTACTTATTGGATGAGAGTGTTGAAGCTCTTAATCAAATTGATGGAATTAGTGGAGAAGTATACACAAAAGCAATTGAGAAGTTTGAGAACGAGGTGTCCAGAGCATTGTTTCTAAAGATGCCAGAGCATAGAAGAATAGATTGGTTGCTGAATTTGAAGTGA